The Deinococcus sp. KNUC1210 nucleotide sequence TTGAGGGTGACGGCATCGGTCACGAAGTCATTCCAGCGACCCGCAGGCTGCTCGACGCGGCCGGTGTGGACGCCGAGTACGTGGTGGCCGAGGCCGGATACGAGTACTACCTCGACCACGGCACCAGCGTGCCCCAGGCCACCTACGACGCGGTCGAGAACACCGATGCCACGCTGTTCGGCGCGGCCACCAGCCCCAGCGGTGAGAAGCCGCCGGGCTTCTTCGGCGCGATTCGCCACCTGCGTCAGAAATATGGCCTGTACGCCAACGTGCGCCCCACCAAGACCCGCCCGGTGCCCGGAGCCTATGAAAACGTCGATCTGGTGATCGTGCGCGAGAACACCCAGGGCCTGTACGTCGAGCAGGAGCGCCGCTACGGCGACACCGCGATTGCCGATACGGTGATCACCAAGGACGCCAGCGCCAGAATCGGCAAATTTGCCCTCGAACTGGCGCAGAAGCGCCGCAAGCAGCTCACGGTGGTGCACAAGGCCAACGTGTTGCCGGTCACGCAGGGTCTGTTCCTGAACACCATCCTCGACCTTGCCAAGCCCGTGACCGAGGTGAAGACCAGCACCATGATCGTGGACAATGCCGCGATGCAGCTTGTTCGCAACCCCACCCAGTTCGACGTGATGGTCATGACCAACATGTTCGGTGACATCCTCTCCGATCTGGCCGCCGGACTGGTCGGCGGACTGGGCATCGCCGCGAGCGGCAACGTGGGCGACAAGTTCGGCATCTTCGAGTCGGTTCACGGCAGCGCCCCCGACATCGCCGGGCAGGGCGTCGCCAACCCCACCGCCAGCATGCTGGCCGCCGTCCTGATGCTCGACCACATCGGCGCACACGACGAGGCCCGCCGCATCGACGCCGCCGTCAGCATCGTGCTGGCCGAAGGTCCGCGCACCCGTGACCTGGGTGGCACGGCTGGCACCAAGGACTTCACCGACGCGGTGATCGCCAAGCTGGCCTGAGCGACACAGGCGACGGGAGTCGGTCGGGGAATACCCGGCTGGCTCCCGCTTCTCTTTGGGCTGGCCAAAGTGCATCAGTGCCGTGCAGGCGCAGCCCGAGGCAGGCTCCGACCGGTCTCTCAGTCAGCGAGTTACCACAGTACCGTTCGATGTCATGCGGGATTTTCCCTTGTCAGAAAGGTGTGAGTTCATTCATGATGAACTCAGGTCTGAAATACTGCTGCCAGAACTGATCCTAACCGCTGGAACATGCCCTGCGCTTCCGTATCCTTTCCGAGCAGCGCTCCTGCCCTCTTCGTCTACGCTGTTTCTGTTTGCAGGCGTCCCATAGGCCCAGGACATTCTGCAAATATGAGAAACCGACCCCGATTTTATGAGCATCTGCTAAACCAAGTAGGATTCCCGGAGGCTGAATGTCGAGTGCTTTGCAACGTCTGCTCAATCCAAGACCGAACGCCATCGGTGTGGAGATCGGCACCAGTTCCATCAAGGTGGTGGTGCTGAAAGCCGGATCGCCCCCGGTATTGCAGCATGCCGTGACCATCCCCACCCCGATTGGCAGTATGCGCGACGGACTGGTCGTCGAACCCCAGGCAGTCGCCAACGAGCTGAAGAACCTGCTGGCCCAGCACCGCATCACCAATCGCCAGGTCGTGACGACGGTACCCAACCAGTCAGCCGTGACGCGCAACATCATGGTGCCCAAGATGGAGCGCAAGGACCTGAAAGAGGCGATCAAGTGGGAAGCCGAGCGCTATATTCCGTACCCCATCGACGAGGTATCGCTGGATTTCGACCTGCTGGACGATCCAGCGACCATTCCCGAAGACGGTCAGATGGAGGTGGTGATCGCGGCGGCTCCGACCGAGGCGGTGGCCCGCGTGATCGAGGTGATGCAGCTCGCCGGGCTGGACCCGGTGGTCATCGACCTCAAATCGTTCGCTGTTCTGCGGGCGCTGCGCGGGAATCTGCTGGGTGAGCACCTCACCAAGAGCACCCTGACCGGCACCAACTACACCGAGGCCGGTGAAGTGGCGCTGGTGCTGGAAATCGGCGCGAGCAGCAGCGTGATTTCGCTGGTCCGTGGCGACAGGGTGCTGATGGCCCGCAACATCGGCGTGTCTGCCGACGACTTCACCACCGCGCTGCAAAAGGCGTTCGACCTGGACTTCTCAGCCGCCGAGGAAGTGAAGGTCGGCTACGCCACCGCCACCACGCCCACCGAGGACGAGGAAGACCTGCTGAACTTCGATCTTTCGCGCGAGCAGTACAGCCCGGCCCGCGTCTTCGAGGTGATTCGCCCGGTGCTGGGCGACCTGATCACCGAAATTCGCCGCAGCCTGGAGTTCTACCGAGTGCAGTCGGGCGACGTGGTAATCGACCGCACCTTCCTGGCGGGCGGCGGAGCCAAGATGCGTGGCCTGGCTGCCGCCATCAGCGACGCGCTGGGCTTCCGGGTCGAGGTGGCGAGTCCGTGGCTGACCGTCCAGACCGACCTGGCAGGTGTGGATACCGGCTACCTCCAGGCCAACGCGCCGGAATTTACCGTGCCGCTCGGCCTGGCACTGAGGGGTGTGCAGTCTCGTGGTTGAGATCAACCTGCTGCCAGCGCAGTACCGCAAACGTACCGAACCCAACGTCTGGCGCTACGCCACCCTCGCCGTCCCGGTCGTGGCGGTGCTGGGCGTGCTGACCTTCACGGTCTATCAGACCACCCGCTTAGTCAACATCCAGAAAGACCTCGACGCGGTCAACGGTCAGATCTCGGCGTTGGAAGACCAAAAGAGTGAATATGACGCCCTGAATCGCCAGAAAACAGATCTGGAGAAGACCACGCAGGTCGCTCAGACGTTACAGTCCACCAAGACCTACTGGTCGTCGGATCTGGCCCGCTTCGTCAATGCGCTGCCTTCCGGCGGCGACGTAGCCCTGAGCAGTCTGACCATTCGGGCCGTCGATCCGAGTGCCCAGACCAATCTGGCAGCGGCAGGTACCTATAACGGCGAAACCGTCACTAAGGAATTCGATCTGGCCGGGCAAGCCAAGAGCAGTCAGGCGCTGGTGACCTTTCTGAAAAGTTTTGAAAGCAATCCCGATTTCGGCGTGGATTTCAAGAGCGCCCAGCGTGCTCCGGACGCCGCACCTGCTTCTGGCAGCGTCTCTGCAGGCAGCTCAGCTGCCAGCGGCACCGATGGCGTGCCTTACACCTTCAATGCCACGGTGGGTCTGCGGGGGCAGACGACACCCGCCTTGGGTACTCCTGGCAACGCTGCCGGTGCCACAAGTACGGCCCCTGGCGCTCCGGCAGCCCCCGCCCCGGCAGGAGGGTCGAATGTCCGTTAAGCTCTCGCCCCGCGACACCTTTCTCGTGGTGTTGCTGGTGTGCATCCTCGGCATCGTGGCCTGGTATTTCCTGTATTACCAGGCGCGCAACCAGGAGATCTCCGACGCCCAGTTCAATCTCGATACGCGCAACGCCACCCTGCTGACGTACCGCAGTGCCCAGAGTGCGCTGCCCGCCCTGCGAACCGAGGTGGCAGGCCTTCAGGTGCAGAGTGACGCTTTCTTCCAGGCCTTGCCGAAGACGGCCAATATCGGCAGCGTCATCGCCGCGATCCGGCAGACCGTGGCGGTCGCCAGCGGTGAACTGAACTCAGTCACCGTCTCGAGTGCTGCAACGCCTGGCCTGCCCACAGGCGTGCGGCCCATCGCCCTGAATCTGGGCGTGTCAGCGCGTTTCCAGCCCACCTTCCAGATGCTGCGTTCACTGGAGACCATGAGCCGCTTTTCGAACGTCAGCAATGTGTCGCTGGCCCTGCCTGCACCCGACAGCACCGATCCCAAACTGAATACCAGCATGGTCCTGACCGTCTACACCTTCGATCCCAGTCAGGCAGGCCTCAGCGGCACTCCTGGCGCACCGGCTGCGGCCCCCAGTGCACCGGCAACCACGCCGGGAGGTGTGCGGTGAGCGATCCTTCCAACAAGCTCTCACTCGACAAGAGCAGCGACACCGATACCAGCGGCGTTCGCGCACCCTCACGGTTCCAGATATCCCGAGAGATGAAAATCCTGCTGGGGTTCCTGGCGCTCGCAGGCGCAGTCGGCGGCTGGTACGTGCTGAACAGCAGCCCTACCCCCACCGACACCGCCGTCACCACTCCGGTCACGCCCAACCCGACCACCTCCACGGCAGTCACGCCGACCCCCGACACCACCACGACCAGCCCGACGACACCCACTACCGATTCGTCTGGCGCTGGCACCACGACGACGACCACTCCGGGCGGCACAACAGGAACGACGACCGGAGCAGGCAACGGCAGCACCACCACGACCAACCCGGCGACCGGAAACGGCCCGGTCACGGTTCCGGAAGTGCCCTTCCTGACACCCGCCGGGTCTGACACGGCGACCCAGCCGGACGGCACGACCGCTGCGCCCAACGGCATCAACCCCGCCGATCCGCTGGCTGTCGTTCCCACCAGCAACCCCTTTACCCCGCTGAAGGTGATCAATCCGAACGCCACCGCCTCGGCAGGCGTTCCGGTCCAGACACAGCAGCCCAGCGCGGCAGCAACCCTCCCGATCACTCCTCAGACAAGCCAGCCTGTCGCCAGCGTGCCGTCTCTCAGCAGTGGTGCCGCCATTCCTCTGCCCAACGTGCCTGTTGGCGGAATCGGCAGCAGCAGCACCAATGGAGGCGTCACGCTCACCAACACCGGGCGCGGCAGTACCAGTGCGGCAACAGGC carries:
- a CDS encoding isocitrate/isopropylmalate dehydrogenase family protein; protein product: MAKYRICLIEGDGIGHEVIPATRRLLDAAGVDAEYVVAEAGYEYYLDHGTSVPQATYDAVENTDATLFGAATSPSGEKPPGFFGAIRHLRQKYGLYANVRPTKTRPVPGAYENVDLVIVRENTQGLYVEQERRYGDTAIADTVITKDASARIGKFALELAQKRRKQLTVVHKANVLPVTQGLFLNTILDLAKPVTEVKTSTMIVDNAAMQLVRNPTQFDVMVMTNMFGDILSDLAAGLVGGLGIAASGNVGDKFGIFESVHGSAPDIAGQGVANPTASMLAAVLMLDHIGAHDEARRIDAAVSIVLAEGPRTRDLGGTAGTKDFTDAVIAKLA
- the pilM gene encoding type IV pilus assembly protein PilM, yielding MSSALQRLLNPRPNAIGVEIGTSSIKVVVLKAGSPPVLQHAVTIPTPIGSMRDGLVVEPQAVANELKNLLAQHRITNRQVVTTVPNQSAVTRNIMVPKMERKDLKEAIKWEAERYIPYPIDEVSLDFDLLDDPATIPEDGQMEVVIAAAPTEAVARVIEVMQLAGLDPVVIDLKSFAVLRALRGNLLGEHLTKSTLTGTNYTEAGEVALVLEIGASSSVISLVRGDRVLMARNIGVSADDFTTALQKAFDLDFSAAEEVKVGYATATTPTEDEEDLLNFDLSREQYSPARVFEVIRPVLGDLITEIRRSLEFYRVQSGDVVIDRTFLAGGGAKMRGLAAAISDALGFRVEVASPWLTVQTDLAGVDTGYLQANAPEFTVPLGLALRGVQSRG
- a CDS encoding fimbrial assembly protein → MVEINLLPAQYRKRTEPNVWRYATLAVPVVAVLGVLTFTVYQTTRLVNIQKDLDAVNGQISALEDQKSEYDALNRQKTDLEKTTQVAQTLQSTKTYWSSDLARFVNALPSGGDVALSSLTIRAVDPSAQTNLAAAGTYNGETVTKEFDLAGQAKSSQALVTFLKSFESNPDFGVDFKSAQRAPDAAPASGSVSAGSSAASGTDGVPYTFNATVGLRGQTTPALGTPGNAAGATSTAPGAPAAPAPAGGSNVR
- a CDS encoding type 4a pilus biogenesis protein PilO; translated protein: MSVKLSPRDTFLVVLLVCILGIVAWYFLYYQARNQEISDAQFNLDTRNATLLTYRSAQSALPALRTEVAGLQVQSDAFFQALPKTANIGSVIAAIRQTVAVASGELNSVTVSSAATPGLPTGVRPIALNLGVSARFQPTFQMLRSLETMSRFSNVSNVSLALPAPDSTDPKLNTSMVLTVYTFDPSQAGLSGTPGAPAAAPSAPATTPGGVR